The Populus alba chromosome 6, ASM523922v2, whole genome shotgun sequence genome contains a region encoding:
- the LOC118053039 gene encoding triacylglycerol lipase SDP1 has translation MDISNEANVDPFKIGPSSIIGRTIAFRVLFCKSISHLRQKIFHVLLNYIYRFGEFVAPMLSWFHPRNPQGILAMMTIIAFLLKRYANVKLRAETAYRRKFWRNTMRTALTYEEWFHAAKMLDKETPKMHECDLYDEELVRNKLQELHHRRQEGCLRDIIFFMRADLVRNLGNMCNPELHKGRLQVPKLIKEYIDEVSTQLRMVCDSDSEELSLEEKLAFMHETRHAFGRTALLLSGGASLGAFHVGVVKTLVEHKLMPRIIAGSSVGSIMCSVVATRSWPELQSFFEDSWNSFQFFDQLGGIFTVVKRVMRQGAVHEIRQLQWMLRHLTSNLTFQEAYDMTGRILGITVCSPRKHEPPRCLNYLTSPHVVIWSAVTASCAFPGLFEAQELMAKDRSGELVPYHPPFNLDPEEGSDAPMRRWRDGSLEIDLPMIQLKELFNVNHFIVSQANPHIAPLLRLKDIIRAYGGSFAAKLAHLAEMEVKHRCNQVLELGFPLGGLAKLFAQEWEGDVTVVMPATLAQYSKIIQNPNHLELQKASNQGRRCTWEKLSAIKANCDIELALDECVSVLNHMRRLKRSAERAAAASHGQASSASTLRFSASKRIPSWNCMARENSTGSLEEDFLADVASTFHQGVGVAGGTSTGRNLRTQRNLHHDGSDSESESVDLNSWTRSGGPLMRTASANKFIDFVQSLDMDSELRKGFMAHPNSPGAQMGGRDPYNQISRVTTPDRNSDSEFDQRDFSNRNSTGGSSITVTEGDFLQPERIHNGFVLNIVKKEDLARPSRIHDLENYNSEVPECVQLDCPEKDMDASSESDYAADEDNSPATDSLHKSASALDHTDDSVVHDIQEKHVVDG, from the exons ATGGATATAAGCAATGAGGCCAATGTTGACCCTTTCAAAATCGGACCTTCATCGATCATTGGTAGGACAATTGCTTTCAGAGTTCTGTTCTGTAAATCAATCTCACATTTGAGGCAAAAAATCTTTCATGTGTTGTTGAATTACATTTATAGATTTGGTGAATTTGTGGCTCCTATGTTATCATGGTTTCATCCAAGGAATCCACAAGGGATATTGGCCATGATGACGATAATTgcatttttattgaaaagataTGCGAATGTTAAATTGAGGGCCGAAACAGCGTATAGGAGGAAATTTTGGAGGAATACGATGAGAACTGCGTTGACATACGAGGAGTGGTTTCATGCTGCTAAAATGCTTGATAAAGAGACCCCAAAGATGCACGAATGTGATCTCTATGATGAAGAACTAGTCAGGAACAAGCTTCAAGAGCTCCACCACCGTCGCCAAGAGGGATGTCTTAGagatataatcttttttatgaGAGCCGATCTTGTAAGAAATCTCGGTAATATGTGTAACCCTGAGCTTCACAAGGGTAGGCTTCAAGTGCCCAAGCTCATAAAGGAATATATTGACGAGGTCTCAACTCAGTTAAGAATGGTTTGTGACTCCGATTCAGAGGAGCTTTCATTGGAAGAAAAGCTTGCTTTCATGCATGAAACGAGACATGCTTTTGGGAGAACAGCTTTGCTTCTGAGTGGAGGTGCTTCACTTGGAGCGTTTCACGTGGGTGTGGTTAAAACACTGGTAGAGCACAAGCTTATGCCCCGAATAATTGCTGGTTCTAGTGTGGGGTCAATTATGTGTTCAGTTGTTGCCACCAGATCGTGGCCAGAGCTGCAGAGTTTTTTTGAGGATTCCTGGAACTCGTTTCAGTTTTTTGACCAATTGGGTGGAATTTTCACAGTTGTGAAGAGGGTCATGAGACAAGGAGCTGTTCATGAAATCCGGCAGTTGCAATGGATGTTAAGGCATCTTACAAGTAATCTTACATTTCAAGAAGCTTATGACATGACTGGTCGAATTCTTGGGATCACAGTTTGCTCACCTAGGAAGCATGAGCCCCCTAGATGCCTTAATTACCTTACTTCCCCTCATGTTGTTATATGGAGCGCAGTCACTGCTTCTTGTGCTTTTCCTGGCCTTTTTGAAGCCCAGGAACTAATGGCAAAGGACAGAAGTGGGGAACTTGTGCCTTATCACCCACCCTTTAATCTGGATCCTGAGGAAGGATCTGATGCACCTATGCGTAGGTGGAGGGATGGTAGCCTGGAGATTGATTTACCAATGATACAATTGAAGGAACTATTCAATGTCAATCATTTTATTGTAAGTCAGGCGAATCCTCACATTGCTCCATTGTTGAGACTGAAGGATATAATCAGGGCATATGGGGGTAGCTTTGCTGCCAAG CTTGCTCATCTCGCTGAGATGGAGGTAAAACATAGATGCAATCAGGTATTGGAACTTGGTTTTCCATTAGGTGGACTTGCCAAGCTTTTTGCTCAAGAATGGGAAGGTGATGTTACTGTTGTTATGCCTGCCACACTCGCTCAG TActcaaaaattattcaaaacccAAATCACTTGGAGCTTCAAAAGGCATCAAACCAAGGCAGAAGGTGTACATGGGAGAAGCTTTCTGCCATAAAAGCTAATTGTGATATTGAGCTTGCTCTTGATGAGTGTGTTTCTGTTCTGAACCACATGCGTAGACTCAAAAGGAGTGCTGAGagagctgctgctgcttctcaTGGCCAAGCAAGCTCTGCGAGCACATTGAGATTTAGTGCTTCAAAAAGAATTCCTTCTTGGAATTGCATGGCAAGAGAAAACTCAACAGGTTCACTTGAAGAAGACTTCCTTGCTGATGTTGCTTCAACATTCCATCAAGGAGTTGGTGTGGCTGGAGGAACTTCTACTGGTAGGAATTTGAGAACTCAACGCAACCTACATCATGATGGAAGTGATAGTGAATCTGAAAGTGTAGATTTGAATTCTTGGACAAGATCTGGAGGGCCTTTGATGAGGACTGCTTCTGCAAATAAGTTCATTGACTTTGTGCAAAGTCTGGATATGGATTCTGAGCTAAGGAAAGGCTTCATGGCTCATCCTAACTCACCTGGGGCTCAGATGGGAGGCAGGGATCCATATAATCAGATCTCAAGAGTGACAACGCCAGATAGAAATTCAGATAGTGAGTTTGATCAGAGAGATTTTAGCAATAGAAATTCTACTGGTGGTTCTAGCATTACAGTCACCGAAGGAGATTTTTTGCAGCCTGAAAGAATCCATAACGGGTTTGTGCTGAATATTGTAAAGAAAGAAGATTTGGCACGTCCCAGTAGGATCCATGATTTGGAGAATTACAATAGTGAAGTTCCTGAATGTGTTCAGCTTGATTGTCCTGAAAAGGACATGGATGCTAGCTCAGAATCGGACTATGCTGCAGACGAAGACAACTCCCCTGCAACAGATTCCTTGCATAAATCAGCTTCGGCTCTTGATCACACAGATGATTCTGTCGTTCATGACATTCAGGAGAAGCATGTCGTGGATGGTTAA
- the LOC118053038 gene encoding uncharacterized protein encodes MMPTKLGAEFDSDYSFSSESSCMSSKSSSSSSCYQKEDSSYEAGRELKRKVKKLRSFKLPRLPSLKLITRQAKIQSDDVSVLSSDAASSQHSGMAPNYMRTTTSSNAKKENLQKSARTLARRSSFKPAKSLTRLSSAKFRRPLIRKSSGGTDLKKKMRRSRSIKLAGRSSIVFASDADASVDYLEAKNCSDGRNVHFQASPHLESTLISNNEDRKKSSNSKQNLASSGNNSMRVMTRTSTLRPVRIFTKVASFRTKRSQISESSIQKTTCSSAIKESKFPNHLELQPGGSESEENSIMKVCPYSYCSLHDHRRSDVPPLKRFVSMRRRLLKTQKSMKSESRSSRRAKHSGISKKGTQTSQSASCGDLAVLETSHDKMAVSSSIGKKAGPRAESKNAHGGDEKDDRNVISVTENQTLPEEADEGRIASLNSNVFKGDSELNTAKENDSTSVADERVNKPRSLSLNRFVESTEIDNMVSSASIGKPSQEETASCEEKNQYAVQDYRFLGADSEHDYTVDTGHKNPWEKQKPMGLWNLIYQHMASGVAAEDGTRPHLNKEAKEEEEEENTLPGMSKSGSFQDFSSTDHSIGEEDHDERSRKIQQYQCDAIKLVQEAFDRILSEIPDQPTDDLSVTSDTTSDKKIAEKDHGEDRQLNISTSYDSGGDSMVQEPEETRLQADNTFQKEKAESSVESKSNQQTPKRWSNLRKILILKRFIKALEKVRNFSPQKPRNLNVEADPEAEKVHLRHQTMGERRNSEEWMLDHALQQVISTLAPAQKRKVALLVQAFETVTLPPEVGTSPGSNIEGSSHTTPVKTSTGASDCKGSREGKETVFGITLRKTSSLETSFKQNQDQANDFYKVDEHIRGSCSEVKETSLKNGYIHLASSPSSSKNTAAELKNEFVAFNLGNGENNSTVKDDEPDFVSHCLVEDTDSKLCDNPLPKSADVLRTSSEELVINGETLQEDAKEASALSASGVHDRDFGLNGQKSDINNKNNGTCDESDETKSQTLKDYEGSVANTDVVSSSSVSVPLKESSEVAGEENELLQGSTLLDDSEPGCTTDAAREKQKHMKFWFLIYKHMVSGNATLLEGADNEEQGDGGNKLVEMNTLDNDDAGNQKIKLQQIEAIRLVEEAIDQIPLPEFQEDSPDDQSVACDIIQDQDQEHTEKKAGEGKEPFISSSFEGTNESFGKSDSTKVEESTTLYQQEQQLNSDNISAQEKAKPIPPAGNKPKPAMQKWSNLKKVILLKRFVKALEKVKKFNPREPRFLPLDPVSEAEKVHLRHQDTDDRKNADEWMLDYTLQQVVAKLTPARKRKVSLLVEAFEAVTPIGS; translated from the exons ATGATGCCTACCAAGCTTGGAGCTGAATTTGACTCTGATTATTCCTTCTCATCTGAAAGTTCATGTATGAGCAGCAAatcgtcatcgtcatcgtcatgTTACCAGAAAGAAGATAGTAGCTATGAGGCAGGAAGAGAGCTGAAGAGGAAAGTAAAGAAGCTAAGATCATTCAAGCTTCCAAGATTGCCAAGCTTGAAGCTCATCACAAGACAAGCCAAAATTCAATCTGATGATGTTTCTGTCCTGTCTAGTGATGCAGCAAGCTCACAACATTCAGGCATGGCACCAAATTATATGAGGACCACCACTTCTTCAAATGCAAAGAAAGAGAATTTGCAG AAATCAGCAAGAACTTTGGCAAGGCGATCTAGTTTTAAGCCAGCAAAGAGTTTGACAAGGTTGTCTAGTGCAAAATTCAGGAGACCTTTGATAAGGAAATCTTCTGGAGGAACTGacctgaagaaaaaaatgaggagGTCAAGATCAATCAAGCTTGCCGGCCGATCTTCCATTGTTTTTGCAAGTGATGCGGATGCATCAGTGGACTATTTGGAGGCAAAAAACTGTTCTGATGGGAGGAATGTTCATTTTCAGGCAAGTCCCCatcttgaatctactttgattAGCAACAATGAGGATAggaaaaaatcaagtaattcAAAGCAGAATTTAGCTTCTTCTGGTAACAACTCTATGAGAGTCATGACAAGAACTTCCACATTGAGACCTGTAAGGATCTTCACAAAAGTGGCGAGCTTCAGAACAAAGCGTTCTCAAATTTCAGAATCAAGCATCCAAAAAACCACCTGTTCTTCGGCCATCAAAGAATCCAAGTTTCCAAATCATCTTGAGCTGCAACCAGGAGGAAGTGAATCTGAAGAAAATTCGATCATGAAGGTTTGTCCATACAGTTACTGCTCACTTCATGACCATCGCCGTTCTGATGTACCTCCGCTTAAACGCTTTGTATCAATGAGGCGACGTCTGTTAAAGACCCAAAAAAGCATGAAATCAGAAAGTCGATCCTCTCGAAGAGCGAAGCATTCTGGTATTTCAAAGAAGGGAACACAGACAAGTCAATCGGCATCTTGTGGAGACTTGGCAGTTCTAGAAACATCCCATGACAAGATGGCTGTCTCGTCGTCCATTGGCAAAAAAGCTGGACCAAGAGCTGAGTCAAAGAATGCTCACGGAGGAGATGAAAAAGATGACAGAAATGTAATAAGTGTCACTGAGAACCAAACTCTTCCAGAAGAAGCTGATGAAGGTAGAATTGCAAGTTTGAACTCGAATGTATTTAAAGGTGATTCAGAATTGAACACAGCAAAGGAAAATGATTCAACAAGTGTAGCTGATGAACGAGTCAATAAACCCAGAAGCCTAAGCCTGAATAGATTCGTGGAGTCCACAGAAATCGACAATATGGTCTCTTCTGCTTCCATTGGCAAGCCATCGCAAGAGGAAACAGCATCCTGTGAAGAAAAGAACCAATATGCTGTGCAAGATTATCGGTTCCTAGGTGCAGATTCTGAGCATGATTATACTGTGGATACAGGCCACAAAAATCCATGGGAAAAACAGAAGCCCATGGGATTGTGGAACCTAATATATCAGCATATGGCATCAGGTGTTGCTGCAGAAGATGGAACCCGACCACATCTTAATAAAGAAGccaaggaagaggaagaagaagagaatacaTTGCCTGGCATGAGCAAATCTGGTTCTTTTCAGGATTTTTCTAGTACAGATCACAGCATTGGTGAGGAAGATCATGATGAACGCAGCCGGAAGATTCAGCAATACCAATGTGATGCCATTAAGCTGGTGCAAGAAGCATTTGATAGAATACTCTCAGAAATTCCAGACCAGCCAACTGATGATCTATCAGTGACTAGTGACACAACTTCAGACAAGAAGATCGCAGAAAAAGATCATGGTGAAGACAGACAATTGAACATCTCAACTTCCTATGATTCAGGTGGAGACAGCATGGTGCAGGAACCAGAAGAAACGAGGCTCCAAGCTGATAATACCTTCCAAAAAGAGAAGGCAGAATCAAGTGTGGAAAGCAAGTCTAACCAGCAAACGCCCAAGAGATGGAGTAATCTGAGAAAAATACTCATCCTCAAGAGATTCATCAAGGCATTGGAAAAGGTGAGGAACTTCAGTCCACAGAAGCCACGGAATCTAAATGTAGAGGCTGACCCAGAAGCAGAAAAAGTTCATCTGCGTCATCAAACCATGGGAGAGAGAAGAAATTCTGAGGAATGGATGCTTGATCATGCACTTCAACAGGTTATTTCCACACTAGCCCCAGCTCAAAAGAGAAAGGTAGCTCTGCTTGTACAAGCATTTGAGACGGTCACCCTGCCCCCAGAAGTTGGTACTTCGCCAGGGTCCAACATAGAAGGTTCTTCTCATACAACTCCAGTTAAAACCAGCACCGGTGCCTCTGACTGCAAAGGGTctagagaaggaaaagaaactgTATTTGGAATCACTCTTCGTAAGACATCAAGCCTTGAAACAAGCTTCAAACAGAATCAAGACCAAGCCAATGACTTCTACAAAGTGGATGAGCACATTCGAGGTTCTTGTTCTGAGGTGAAAGAAACAAGTTTAAAGAATGGTTACATTCATCTAGCATCGAGTCCTTCGTCTTCAAAGAACACCGCTGCAGAGTTGAAGAATGAATTTGTTGCTTTCAATCTTGGTAATGGTGAAAATAATTCCACTGTTAAAGATGATGAGCCTGATTTTGTCAGCCACTGTTTGGTGGAGGATACAGATTCCAAATTATGTGACAATCCATTACCAAAGTCAGCTGATGTTCTACGAACTTCTAGTGAGGAACTTGTGATAAATGGGGAAACCCTCCAAGAGGATGCCAAAGAAGCAAGTGCACTTTCTGCCTCAGGGGTACATGATCGTGATTTTGGATTAAACGGCCAAAAGTCAGacatcaataacaaaaacaacgGAACTTGTGATGAATCAGATGAAACCAAAAGCCAAACCCTGAAAGATTATGAGGGTTCCGTTGCAAATACcgatgtagtttcttcatcttcAGTTTCTGTGCCACTAAAGGAATCATCTGAAGTTGCTGGAGAAGAAAATGAGCTCCTCCAAGGATCCACCCTACTTGACGATTCAGAACCAGGTTGCACAACTGATGCTGCACGTGAAAAGCAGAAACATATGAAGTTCTGGTTCTTGATATATAAGCACATGGTATCAGGCAATGCGACATTACTTGAGGGAGCAGATAACGAAGAACAAGGGGATGGTGGCAACAAATTGGTTGAAATGAACACATTGGATAATGATGATGCGGGCAACCAAAAGATTAAACTCCAGCAAATTGAAGCCATTAGACTGGTAGAAGAAGCAATTGATCAAATCCCTCTTCCAGAATTTCAAGAAGACTCACCAGATGATCAATCAGTTGCCTGCGACATAATTCAAGACCAGGACCAGGAGCACACAGAAAAGAAAGCTGGGGAAGGGAAGGAACCTTTTATCTCATCTTCCTTTGAGGGCACCAATGAAAGCTTTGGAAAATCTGACAGCACAAAAGTAGAGGAGAGCACCACACTGTATCAACAAGAACAGCAACTCAATTCTGATAACATCAGTGCACAAGAAAAGGCAAAACCAATACCACCAGCAGGAAACAAGCCAAAGCCAGCTATGCAAAAATGGAGCAATCTGAAAAAGGTGATCCTCCTCAAGAGATTCGTTAAGGCATtggaaaaggtgaaaaaatTCAATCCACGGGAGCCACGATTTCTGCCCTTGGACCCTGTGAGTGAAGCTGAAAAGGTTCATTTAAGGCACCAAGATACGGATGATAGGAAAAATGCTGATGAATGGATGCTTGATTATACACTTCAACAGGTTGTTGCTAAACTGACTCCGGCTCGGAAAAGAAAAGTGTCATTGCTTGTAGAAGCCTTTGAGGCAGTCACCCCTATTGGAAGTTGA
- the LOC118053041 gene encoding H/ACA ribonucleoprotein complex subunit 4, giving the protein MSEVEHSRSEKKKHKKKTQETQTDANPTTDTDKDFMIKPQNFTPTIDTSQWPILLKNYDRLNVRTGHYTPLPSGHSPLKRPLAEYIRYGIMNLDKPANPSSHEVVAWIKRILRVEKTGHSGTLDPKVTGNLIVCIDRATRLVKSQQGAGKEYVCIARLHDKVPDVAKVARALETLTGAVFQRPPLISAVKRQLRIRTIYESKMLEYDADRHLVVFWISCEAGTYVRTMCVHLGLILGVGAHMQELRRVRSGILGEKDNMVTMHDVMDAQWVYDNYRDESYLRRAIMPLEVLLTSYKRLVVKDSAVNAICYGAKLMIPGLLRFENDIEAGEEVVLMTTKGEAIALGIAEMTTAVMATCDHGVVAKIKRVVMDRDTYPRKWGLGPRASIKKKLISEGKLDKHGKPNDNTPHEWMRNLVLPPGGDSMVAGIAAAAAQPAVKEIGEEEKKKKNKDGEDGEGRKRKLNESSDGPAAQVPAKKTKTEVENEESVKDKKVKEEPVEGSDDEKKEKKKKKKKKSKEGGEAEKELPVEGSEDEKKEKRKKKKSKEDAEVGNLEEKETEKSEKKKKKKKDKGAEEAATIDNGKADGESDKSEKKKKKKKKDKDGEED; this is encoded by the coding sequence ATGTCTGAAGTCGAGCATTCTCGCtctgagaagaaaaaacacaagaaaaaaacccaagaaactCAAACAGACGCTAACCCAACAACAGACACTGACAAAGATTTCATGATCAAGCCTCAAAACTTCACCCCAACGATCGACACTTCACAGTGGCCAATCCTTTTGAAAAACTACGACAGACTCAATGTAAGAACTGGACACTACACTCCACTTCCATCTGGACACTCACCACTCAAGCGTCCACTTGCTGAATACATCAGGTATGGTATTATGAATCTTGATAAACCAGCAAACCCTTCTTCACATGAAGTTGTTGCTTGGATTAAGAGGATTTTACGTGTCGAAAAAACTGGTCATAGTGGCACATTAGACCCTAAAGTTACAGGTAATTTAATCGTTTGTATTGATAGAGCTACTAGACTTGTTAAATCTCAACAAGGTGCTGGAAAAGAGTATGTTTGTATTGCTAGATTGCATGATAAGGTTCCTGATGTTGCGAAAGTAGCGAGAGCGTTAGAGACACTTACAGGGGCGGTTTTTCAGAGGCCGCCCTTGATTTCTGCTGTTAAAAGACAGCTTAGGATTAGGACAATTTATGAGAGTAAGATGTTGGAATATGATGCAGATAGGCATTTGGTTGTTTTTTGGATTTCGTGTGAGGCGGGGACTTATGTTAGGACTATGTGTGTGCATTTGGGGTTGATTCTTGGTGTTGGTGCGCATATGCAAGAGTTGAGGAGGGTGAGGTCAGGGATCTTAGGGGAGAAAGATAATATGGTTACTATGCATGATGTTATGGATGCTCAGTGGGTTTATGATAATTATCGCGATGAGAGTTACTTGAGGAGAGCTATTATGCCTCTTGAAGTGCTTTTGACCAGTTATAAGAGGTTGGTGGTTAAGGATTCTGCTGTGAATGCTATTTGTTATGGTGCTAAGTTGATGATTCCGGGGCTGTTGAGGTTTGAGAACGATATAGAGGCTGGTGAGGAAGTTGTGTTGATGACTACTAAGGGTGAGGCTATTGCTCTGGGAATTGCGGAGATGACAACTGCTGTTATGGCTACTTGTGATCATGGTGTTGTGGCAAAGATTAAGAGGGTTGTGATGGATAGGGATACTTATCCAAGGAAATGGGGGTTGGGGCCAAGGGCTTCgataaagaagaagttgatttCTGAGGGGAAGTTGGATAAGCATGGGAAGCCAAATGACAACACTCCTCATGAATGGATGAGAAATCTGGTTTTGCCTCCCGGCGGAGATTCTATGGTAGCTGgaattgctgctgctgctgctcaaCCAGCTGTGAAGGAGATTGgtgaagaggagaagaagaaaaagaacaagGATGGGGAAGATGGTGAGGGGCGCAAGCGCAAATTGAATGAAAGCTCTGATGGCCCTGCTGCCCAGGTTCCTGCTAAGAAAACTAAAACAGAAGTTGAAAACGAAGAGAGTGTCAAGGATAAGAAGGTGAAGGAAGAGCCTGTGGAGGGAAGTGATGAtgagaaaaaggagaagaagaagaagaagaaaaagaagagtaaAGAGGGTGGCGAGGCTGAAAAGGAATTGCCAGTGGAGGGAAGTGAAGatgagaagaaagagaaaaggaagaaaaagaagagtaaGGAGGATGCTGAAGTGGGAAATTTAGAAGAAAAGGAGACTGAGAAGtctgagaagaagaagaaaaagaagaaagacaaaGGGGCTGAAGAGGCTGCAACCATTGATAATGGCAAAGCTGATGGTGAGTCTGATAAaagtgagaagaagaagaagaagaaaaagaaggacaAAGATGGAGAAGAAGATTAG
- the LOC118053059 gene encoding protein GAST1: MSRKPSINVILSLVLLLLLIVENYANITEAPTPQPQPNKNSNRPPHGTTQGSLKPQECGPRCTGRCSKTAFKKPCMFFCQKCCAKCLCVPAGTYGNKQSCPCYNNWKTKRGGPKCP, translated from the exons ATGTCGAGGAAGCCAAGCATTAATGTGATCCTCTCCCTAGTTTTGCTGCTTCTTTTGATAGTAGAGAATTAT GCTAACATCACAGAGGCTCCAACCCCTCAGCcccaaccaaacaaaaatagcAACCGTCCACCG CATGGCACCACTCAAGGGAGCCTTAAACCTCAAG AGTGCGGACCTCGCTGCACTGGTAGATGCTCCAAGACAGCCTTCAAGAAGCCATGCATGTTCTTCTGCCAGAAGTGCTGCGCCAAGTGCTTGTGTGTGCCTGCCGGAACTTATGGGAACAAGCAATCATGTCCCTGCTACAACAACTGGAAGACCAAGAGGGGAGGCCCCAAGTGCCCTTGA